One window of the Staphylococcus equorum genome contains the following:
- a CDS encoding SDR family oxidoreductase, whose amino-acid sequence MDSWLGLESKIIIVTGGSSGIGNEIVNNLLDNGAVVYNADLKNSEVNNEKYNFLQVDVTNRDIVQNAVDEVYSKEGKIDVLINNAGINLPRVLVDEKEEHPEYEINNKDLDFMFDVNLKGPIWFSQAVAKYFIQQEHGHIVNVSSEAGQEGSEGQSIYSATKAALIGLTRSWAKELGKHNISVVAIAPGIIEETGLRTSQYEEALAYSRNTTVDKLNGDYSKSIPLKRVGQLKEIADLVCYLSSTKSSYITGTTINISGGKSRG is encoded by the coding sequence ATGGATAGTTGGTTAGGTTTAGAAAGTAAAATTATAATTGTTACAGGTGGGAGCTCAGGCATAGGCAATGAAATCGTTAATAACTTATTAGATAATGGCGCGGTTGTTTATAATGCAGATCTGAAAAATAGTGAAGTAAATAATGAAAAATACAATTTTTTACAAGTAGATGTAACAAATAGAGACATCGTACAAAATGCTGTAGATGAAGTTTATTCCAAAGAAGGTAAGATAGATGTTTTAATCAATAATGCGGGTATTAACTTACCACGTGTATTAGTGGATGAGAAAGAAGAACATCCTGAATACGAAATCAATAACAAAGATTTGGACTTTATGTTTGATGTAAACCTAAAAGGTCCTATCTGGTTCAGCCAAGCAGTTGCTAAATATTTTATTCAACAAGAACATGGCCACATTGTTAATGTTTCAAGTGAAGCGGGACAAGAAGGTTCTGAGGGTCAAAGTATATATTCAGCAACTAAAGCTGCATTAATTGGTTTAACTAGAAGTTGGGCTAAGGAGTTAGGCAAGCACAATATTAGTGTTGTTGCTATAGCACCAGGAATAATTGAAGAAACTGGATTACGCACCTCTCAATATGAAGAGGCATTAGCGTATAGTCGAAATACAACTGTAGATAAATTAAATGGGGATTATTCTAAATCCATTCCTCTAAAAAGAGTGGGGCAATTGAAAGAAATTGCTGATTTAGTATGTTATTTGAGTTCTACCAAATCAAGTTATATCACTGGTACAACAATTAACATTTCAGGTGGTAAATCCAGAGGGTAA
- a CDS encoding transcriptional regulator GutM, producing the protein MFFIILIVLAAVGFVVQYLLGLLQIKNFTKNYTDLRSNGRVAIGRRPSIFKAGTLVLFQLNGKNEIEEGRYMQGVTVFSKFRKLEGLEGFKLNKVTDKDLKNYNKLLVKAILDAQHTLNIIDKGGEIEKIPSPLMKAVKKVNKLFKNERGMKHGLHR; encoded by the coding sequence ATGTTTTTCATAATACTCATCGTATTAGCTGCAGTTGGTTTTGTTGTTCAATATTTATTGGGACTTTTGCAGATAAAAAATTTCACGAAAAATTATACAGATTTACGTAGTAATGGTCGCGTGGCGATTGGGAGAAGACCTTCAATATTTAAAGCAGGAACATTGGTTTTATTCCAATTAAACGGAAAAAATGAAATTGAAGAAGGCCGTTACATGCAAGGGGTAACAGTATTTTCTAAGTTTCGTAAGCTAGAAGGGTTAGAAGGTTTTAAATTAAATAAAGTTACTGATAAAGATTTGAAAAATTATAATAAATTACTAGTTAAAGCAATATTAGATGCTCAACACACACTCAATATTATTGATAAAGGTGGAGAAATTGAAAAAATTCCATCGCCTTTGATGAAAGCAGTTAAAAAGGTAAACAAATTATTTAAAAATGAAAGGGGTATGAAACATGGATTACATCGTTAA
- a CDS encoding BglG family transcription antiterminator has product MKLSEKHIKIVELLLNDNISIEKLSFNIEVSEKTILNYIKQINHYFDGLVVISKYHRTLTLYIKKEQAFFNHFEDLVRNNEENNFSNYNAMVDIFFQILKNHPITIDDLAEYYFMSKTSVNNLLSNLKIEIDGYDVSVIGKTNVGLSIGGFEYDIRKLIIEKFMDRYNNTEIEDKLSIHLTKLRETLKLDEQSYNRFLVSILVTIERIEESELIDDDITLDNHIFSSNDYKEILFIRDYLNEKYTNIDVDKEMILIVIQLMGRRASILDELISSTDEALINRIISNTVDDVIENFAIEIDYSLFTKDIRLHIKHLINRMLFDIRLNNEISYDMKQRFPFAYELSKVLGENITKEIGLDVSEQELGFLTIYFSIYLEQLEQELNEISNIAIVTDYGLSTLKLLKNNLYKVFGSNINITTIEKVEFNEHVVNDYELIISTTKENRLFNRVIYIEDAFDEQLLKLKVEQFLIYKDLKSKTIFNKSVIVDSMSDNDLHYINELLSYEEVIGKMVDILYHENKVEDTFKAHIIEREKRKSTVNKNLGFPHASQNREGIYIKVAILEKGCIDYPELKIVVLIATPERVVNEALLIRTYEEILNLSTNAFLINKFSEKTTFADFAQLLNQEMRN; this is encoded by the coding sequence ATGAAATTAAGTGAAAAACATATAAAAATAGTTGAATTACTGCTCAATGACAATATTTCTATCGAGAAATTATCATTTAACATAGAAGTTTCAGAAAAGACTATTTTAAATTATATAAAACAAATTAATCATTATTTTGATGGTTTGGTTGTTATATCTAAATATCATAGAACTCTAACGCTTTATATTAAGAAAGAGCAAGCGTTTTTTAATCACTTTGAAGATTTAGTGAGAAATAATGAGGAAAATAACTTTTCTAATTATAACGCCATGGTTGATATATTTTTTCAAATACTAAAAAATCATCCCATTACTATTGATGATCTTGCAGAGTATTATTTTATGAGTAAAACGAGCGTGAATAATTTATTGAGTAATCTCAAAATAGAAATAGATGGATACGATGTTTCAGTCATTGGTAAAACCAATGTAGGTTTATCTATCGGTGGGTTTGAGTATGATATTCGAAAATTAATTATTGAGAAATTCATGGATCGGTATAACAATACTGAAATAGAGGATAAATTATCTATACATCTAACTAAACTTCGCGAGACGTTAAAGCTTGATGAACAATCTTATAATCGTTTTCTTGTTTCTATATTGGTGACAATAGAGCGAATAGAAGAAAGTGAACTCATAGATGATGATATCACTTTAGACAATCATATTTTCTCTTCAAATGACTATAAGGAAATACTTTTTATTCGAGATTATTTGAATGAAAAATATACAAATATTGATGTAGATAAAGAGATGATTTTAATCGTCATACAATTAATGGGACGACGTGCCTCTATATTAGATGAATTAATTTCATCCACAGATGAAGCACTAATTAATCGTATTATTTCAAACACAGTAGATGACGTTATTGAAAACTTTGCAATAGAAATAGATTATTCGTTATTTACCAAAGATATACGGTTACATATAAAACATTTAATCAACCGTATGCTTTTTGACATTAGACTTAATAACGAAATTTCTTATGATATGAAACAACGTTTTCCCTTTGCTTATGAATTGTCAAAAGTATTAGGTGAAAATATCACGAAAGAGATTGGTTTGGATGTTTCAGAACAAGAATTAGGATTCTTAACCATTTACTTCAGTATTTATTTGGAGCAATTAGAACAAGAATTAAATGAAATTTCTAATATTGCAATAGTGACAGATTATGGATTAAGTACCCTTAAACTGTTGAAAAATAATTTGTATAAAGTTTTTGGATCGAACATCAATATTACTACGATTGAAAAGGTAGAATTTAATGAACATGTAGTAAATGACTATGAGCTAATCATATCAACGACTAAAGAAAACAGACTTTTCAATAGAGTTATTTATATAGAAGATGCATTCGATGAACAATTATTAAAACTCAAAGTAGAACAATTTTTAATCTATAAAGATTTAAAAAGTAAAACTATTTTTAACAAAAGTGTCATTGTTGACAGCATGTCTGATAACGATTTGCATTATATAAATGAACTACTTAGTTATGAAGAAGTAATTGGGAAAATGGTAGATATTTTATATCACGAAAATAAAGTTGAGGACACTTTCAAAGCACATATTATCGAAAGAGAAAAAAGAAAATCTACAGTTAATAAAAATCTAGGTTTCCCACATGCTAGTCAAAATAGAGAAGGTATATATATCAAGGTCGCAATTTTAGAAAAAGGGTGTATTGATTATCCTGAATTAAAAATTGTCGTACTTATAGCTACTCCTGAAAGAGTTGTAAATGAAGCATTATTAATTCGAACGTATGAGGAAATATTGAATTTATCAACAAATGCATTTTTAATTAATAAGTTTTCTGAGAAAACTACCTTTGCTGATTTTGCACAATTATTAAATCAAGAAATGAGGAATTAA
- a CDS encoding SDR family NAD(P)-dependent oxidoreductase, which yields MTNVLEQFKLDEKVAIVTGGAMGLGKSMATALAQAGSHIVIADINIAVAEETAEEIKKNENVEAIGLKVDVTDPDAVNKMVEDVLGQFGKVDILVNNAGMTINAKAEEMSFEDWNKVINLNLNGIFLVAQAVGRVMIKQGYGSIINTSSMSGLIANKPQEQSSYNASKAGVIMLTKSLAMEWSKYNIKVNTIAPGYMKTELTKPFFDQGGEMIEDWMGFTPMGRPGMPDELGGIVVYLASDASSFAQGSVFTIDGGYTAL from the coding sequence ATGACAAACGTTTTAGAACAATTTAAATTAGATGAAAAAGTAGCAATCGTAACAGGAGGCGCAATGGGTCTAGGTAAATCAATGGCTACAGCATTAGCGCAAGCAGGTTCACATATAGTTATTGCAGATATAAATATAGCGGTAGCTGAAGAAACAGCAGAAGAAATTAAGAAAAACGAAAATGTTGAAGCAATTGGATTAAAAGTTGATGTTACAGATCCTGATGCAGTTAATAAAATGGTTGAAGATGTTTTAGGACAATTTGGTAAAGTTGATATTTTAGTAAATAATGCAGGGATGACGATTAATGCAAAAGCAGAAGAAATGTCATTTGAAGATTGGAATAAGGTTATCAATTTAAACTTAAATGGCATCTTTTTAGTAGCACAAGCTGTTGGTCGTGTCATGATTAAACAAGGATATGGTTCAATCATTAATACATCTTCAATGTCAGGTTTAATTGCGAATAAACCTCAAGAGCAAAGTTCTTATAATGCTTCTAAAGCTGGAGTAATCATGTTAACGAAAAGTTTAGCAATGGAATGGTCAAAATATAATATCAAAGTTAATACTATTGCACCTGGCTACATGAAAACAGAACTAACAAAACCATTCTTTGATCAAGGTGGAGAAATGATCGAAGATTGGATGGGCTTCACACCAATGGGACGTCCTGGTATGCCAGACGAACTAGGTGGTATTGTTGTTTATTTAGCATCAGATGCATCTTCATTTGCACAAGGTAGTGTATTTACTATTGACGGTGGTTATACGGCACTTTAA